TCCTGTTGAAGCATAAGTCGAAAGTTTTCAAGTCCCATGTCGTCGGTAAAATCACCGGAGTAATTCTCGGAGCGATAATCTGTTCCTTCACATTGAACTGGAACAAGTTAGGGGAAATATTACTCTACATAAGCATACCGGCGATAGTGGTGTCATTCGGGATTTATCTGAAAAGATACATAAGTACAATGAAAGGAGCAGAATGAAGCCAATATTTTTTACAAAGATGGAAGGGTCGGGAAATGACTTCTTGATTATTGATAATTACAACGGTTTGATCAACGAAACACTCACCGCTCCGGAAATCCCCGGCCTTGTCAAAAAAATAGCAAATCGCAATCTCGGTGCCGGGGCTGACGGTGTGCTTTTCGTTGAACAATCAAAGGATTTCGCATTCGGTATGAAATACTTCAACCGTGATGGAAGTGAAGCGGAGATATGTCTCAACGGTGCACGATGTATCGTCAGTTTCGCCCATAGACTGGGATTGATTCAAGAAAAAGGAAAATTCCTGTCGGCTTCGGGTCCGTTGGGGTTTTATTATAAAAACGGGAATGTTAGTATTGAAGTACAACCGCCGGTCGAGATCAAGTTGAATTTCAGTTTTACGATGAAACGAAAGAAGTACCGCGCCAATTTCTTGAAACTCGGTGTGCCGCACTGCGTGATCTTTGTGGATTCTTACGAAAAGATAGACGTCAAAGAGTTGGGGCGTGAAATCCGCAATCATCGTACTTTCAAGCCCGACGGCGTGAACGTCAATTTTGTGAAGGTCGAGAACAACAACTCTCTGTTCATCCGAACCTACGAACGCGGCGTGGAAGACGAAACATTATCATGCGGTAGTGGCGTCCTGGCGTCCGCATACATCGCGACAAAACTCTTTCTTACGGAATCTCCGGTAACCTGCAAAACCCAGGGCGGTGACCTGCTTGTAACGATAAAGGACAAACTCTATCTTGAAGGACCGGCGCGTGTCGTATACGACGGAGTATACTATATAGAATAGCGACCGATCATCATCTCTTCAGGGTTCTTAAAGTTCTGATTTTGTTCAGCGGTTCAGAAGAACACGTTCAATTCGGGGTAGAGCCCATATAAGTTCTTCTTTTTTTATGGTCAACGGCGGGGCGAACCGGACGACCATCGCGTGGGTCTCTTTCGCAAGAATCCCCTGGTTCATCAATTTCTCACAGTACGGACGTGCCTTCTTCTTCAATTCAACGCCGATCAATAAACCCTTACCCCTTACTTCTTTAATAATCGGGCTCTTAATCTTACGCAGTTCCTCCATAAACCAGTTTCCCAGACGGAAGGCGCGCTGAGCCAGTCTCTCTTTAAGGATAACCTCAAGCGCTGCAATCCCTATGGCTGAGGCTAAAGGGTTGCCGCCGAATGTGGAGCCGTGGTCACCGGGATGGAGTACATTCATAATCCGATTATTACACAGAATCGCTGAAACCGGATAAAAGCCGCCGCTTAAGGCTTTACCCACGATGGTGATATCGGGTTTCACCCGCTCATAATTACAGGCGAATAATCTACCGGTGCGGCCGAGCCCGGTCTGTATTTCATCTGCAATGAATAAGACATTATTTTTCTTACAGATCCTGGCGCATTCCCGAAGGTAACCGTTGTCAGGAACAATCACACCTCCCTCACCCTGAATCGGCTCAACCAGGAAACCGACTGTATTCCTGGTGATCGCCCTGCTCAAAGCCCGTGGGTCGTTATAAGGGATGATCTTAAAACCGGGAGTAAACCCGCCGAATCCTTCGCGGTATTGTGCTTCTGATGAGAAACCGATGATCGTTGTTGTTCGACCATGAAAATTATTTTCACAAACAATAATCTCCGCCCGATTCTTTGTAACCTTTTTCTTCAAATACCCCCATTTCCGCGCCACTTTAATAGCGGTCTCAACCGCCTCGGCACCGGAATTCATCGGCAGAGCCTTTTCATAACCAGTGAGTGTGCAGAGTTTTTTCAAAAAAGGACCCATCCGGTCATTATGGAACGCCCTTGAAGTAAGGGTCAACCTCGCCGCCTGTTTTTTCAACGCCTTGACGATATGCGGATGACAATGTCCCTGATTAAGAGCCGAGTACGCACTCAGCATATCAAGATACTTATTCCCTTCGACATCCCAGACCCACACTCCTTTTCCTTTTGTCAGAACGACCGGTAAAGGTTTGTAATTGCGGGCGCTGAATTTCTCGGTCAACTTTATAAAAGCCTTATTTTTTTTCATAAATCCTCCATTCTGAATAAATTCCACTACGTCAGATTATACTTAATTTTGCTGATTTTTCAAGAGAAGACAGAGGATTTTATAAACGCAATTTTATCGCTGCAATGCAAAGCAGAACAGAAAGCACAAGGGTAATAATTGAAATAACCGAACCGATGTTAAAATACGGTGATATGTACTTGAAGACGACTTCGTGATCGCCCGCCGGAACATGTACGGCGCGAAACGTATAATCTGCGCGATAAAGCTCTTGTTCCTTTCCGTCGACAAAGACCTTCCAGTCAGGATGCCAGTTGTCTGCAAGCACCAGAAATCCCGGATAAGGAGTCTCAATACCACAAACAACCTCATTGGCGGAATACTTTATGATTTCAGCCGGCACCATGGGCAGACCTCTTTTCAATCCGGAGACCGACGGTTCTTTTTCAAGAATCACCGTCGCCTCTGGTTCATATTCCGGAGATTTCAGAATATCAAGAATCGCAGAGTCTTTCGCAACCAGATAATCAGAAACAAGATAAGCGCGCGGCAGAAAACCGCTGTTTCTGTAAACCGAATATTGCCGTCCCCTGAATACAAGGTTGAATTCAGAAAAATATTCTCTCAATCCGATGATCGTCTGTTGCGATTGCGGATCATATCGTGAGATATCCTCCGGCAGTATCGGTCCGATAATATATTTTATATTAAGCATATTAATGAATTTATAACAGAACCGATCAGTGGAATCCGTCTGTCCCGGAAGAGTAAAAAGATTAGCCGGGCTGAACATAACACTCGTGCCGGCACCGATAAAATCCTGATAGCGTTGAATGGGATTGGGAATATAGCCTCCGACGCTCTGGATGTCGTGATACAAAAAATACAGATCTCTCGCATGTTCACAGTATAAAGTCGGAAAAACCCTGAATACAGCCTTGTCCTTTTTTATGAATCTCACGACATCGTCTGCAGCATAATATTTTGCCGGTGCGGGTGCCGACGGTAGAAACTTTCTCATAAGCGGCAGTTGATCAAAAAGTGTTATTATTATCGCAATAACGGCGAAGTTCCACAGCCTGAGCCGTTTGTTCAATCCGAGAAAGACCACTGCAAGAATCATGACTGAAAAGAGCAGGCTCCGCCAGATCCCCATGAGGAAATTGGGGAAATTTTTGGAAATAAGCATAAGTTTCATCTCGGCTGCTCTCTTACCCCATTGATTGATTAACTGGGAACCAAAGGATTGCTGCATTGATGTCACAATCGAATCACTGCCTGCGGCACAGATCAGACCGGTAATGAGTAACGCACCTGCTATGATACCGCTGATTATTAAAAAGTTGCGCTGTACAAATTTCCGGTTCTTGATTTTATCCGGGTGGACGATTAAGTTGTCAAACCCGATGGTTCCAAGGACCACAAATGCGAAACTTACAAGATAAAAAATCAATGAGGGTGCACGTGTCAATTTAAATCCCGGTACCAGAGTATAAAAGATACGAAATACCGGTGTCGCACCACCGAGTGCGACAAGAAGAGCAATCAAGGATGCAATGGTATAAAATTTAACATACCTCTTTTTCCAGAAAAGAATGATCGTAAAGACCGACAGAATAAGGGCAAGCAGTCCGAAGTACTCAAGATGTATCTTGAAAGTGTTGAATCCCCAATAATTATCGAGTATACCTGAATATCCGGGAATGACAAGGTCGATCAATTCCAACGGCGGCATTGCCCAGGATACCGCATATTCATACCCGCGTTCCACGCCCCGGGCGACAATCCCCAGACCGCCCAGAACCGGCAGCCAGACCGCAGCCATCAGTAAACAGAGCACTGCAATCGAGAAAACTCCGTACCCGACAAATCGAAAATAATCTTTTTTGCTCAGTTCTTTACGCCGACTGATGAAATAATAAAGAACATAGCAGAGGATGAACAAAAGACTGTAGTAAGTTATCTGAAAATGGCCTTCATAAAATGTGAAGGCAGCGGCAAAACTGAACAGCAGGAAGAACAAAATCTTTTTTGTCCGCAATCCGCGGTGTATGAAAAAAATCAAGAGAGGAAACATCGCGACACTTGCGGCGCGTCCGGCATGGCCCGCCATGGGAGTCGTGGCAAGATTACCGATGAACTGATAGATGACGGCACCCACTGCAGCGCTGTACTGCGACAGGCCGATTTCTTTTAAATAAAGATATGTCCCGAGCCCGGCGAGAAAGAAGAAGATGATGAATGTCAATGCCAGAACGACATGCGGCGGGATGAATACTCTTAGCTGAGCAAGCGGTGCCAGAGGTCCTCCAACAGGTGAACCGAGCACCGGAACACCGCCGAAAACATGAGGATACCACAGGGGCATTTCCGGCTGTTCCACGGTCCACGCTTCAAACGGGTAACCGCCGTTCAAATAATCAGAACCTCCGATCATCTTATTGCTATTCAAGAAAGAGGCGAAGTAAAGAAGCGGCAAGAGAAAGAGGAGAATAATAATGATTTTATCCCATTGTTTCTCAATAAAGAACGGCTCCGCGGAAACAGTCGTCTCTTTTTTGTTCTTTATCTTCCTCTTTTTCTTCTTCTTTCCCATCGCTATTTAGAGTATAGATAAAATCCGGTAAGAGTCAAGATATGCCTATTCATCCGATTCTCCTTTTTCCTTCCGCTTTTCTCTTCACCAGGAGACCGATGAAAAAGACGACTACCTCAAAGACGGTTATCCAGACCCGCGAAATAAAACTGATTGCAATCGCAAGGGGGGTCGGCAGAAGAGGCGACAGAAGTAAAGTCATCATACCCTCACGCACACCGAGGCCACCGGGAGCGAAAAGAACGATGAATCCACTCATCCAGGACAGAGTGTAAGCACCCCCCAGATTGAATATTTCACCAAAGGAGATCGGCATAATGGCGTTTATCAAAAAATAGAATCCAATGATCTGGGCGCACCATAAACCGAAAAAATATACTGATAAATTAAGCAGTTTTTTATATTCAATTGTAAGTTTGATTTCTGGTTTCTTCAATACCTTCAGACCGAAATTCGTCAATCTATTGAGAAAATAAGGGTGAAGCATAAAGAGAAGCACGACTACAATCAAGATCAATATCAAAGGATTTACAGAAACAGCTTTCTGGGTAAGTGCAATCGCGCTCAGAAATATAATCATACTGGTCAGTAAGAGCAGACAGGTTTCAATGATGACGCTCAGGAAGACGATACCACTATTCAGCTTCTTTGTTTTGCAGAGGTAGACACGACCGAGGGTATACCATATACCACCGGGAACATATTTTGCCAGCTGGGAGGTCGTAATAATCCAGAACGCCTCGCTGAAACGTATATCTTCACCCAATTCCCGCAATATCTTCGCCCAGACGAGGACAAAGATGAGAAGATAGATAGACAGCCAGATAAAAGAAATGGCGAGTTCAGCAAAACCGAAGCGTAATTTTGAAAAAGGAATTCTCTGCCAATTAGTCACCAATGTGGTAATAAGAAAGTAGAAAATCAATAAAATAATGAGTACGGAAACAATCCGGCGGATGGTCTGCATATTATAAATATATATCAATTGCTGGGCTTGTCAACAACCGCCCGATATACGTGTCCGATTTATTGACAACAGTAGTGAATTTTATATAATTATAAAAAAGGAGGAAAATGAAAAAAATAGACTATACTTCACCGGAAATAGGTCCCAATGCAGAGAAATTGATTGAACGGGATAAAAAGGTCATGTTCGGTGCCCATACACGAACACGGGAAATCCCGCTTGTCGTCGATTATGCGAAAGGTGCACGTATTACTGATGTAGACGGTAAAACCTATCTTGATTTCGGAGCGGGATTCGCCGTCGTCGGTACAGGACACTGTCATCCTGAAGTCATCGCCGCGGTTAATAAACAGATGAACCGTTTAATTCATATCTCAGGCTGTGATTTTTATTATGAACCCCAGATTCAACTTGCTGAAAAACTTTTTCAAATCACTCCCGGTAAATTTGAAAAACGTGTATACTTTGGAAACTCCGGTGTTGAAGGCGTCTCCGCAACGATAAAGATCGCCCGTCACTTTACCCGCCGGCCGCGTATGATAAGCTTCCTCGGAGCGTTCCACGGCAGAACATTTTCCGGTATGTCCATGGCCGGCAGTAAAAAAATACAACGTGCTCATTTCTCACCCCTGATACCCGAGGTCACGCACACACCTTATCCCTATTGCTATCATTGTATTTTCAACGAAACATATCCCCATTGCATTCGAAAGGAATTCGAAGGTATTCCCCTGGTTTACTGTCTGTCATATTTAACCGACGTAATATTTGAAAGACTTATTGATCCGGAAGATGTCTCACTGGTCCTCGTGGAACCGATTCAAGGTGAAGGTGGTTATATCGTACCACCGAAAGAATTTCTTCCCGCCCTCCGTAAAATCGCCGATAAGTACGGAATAATCCTCGCTTTTGACGAAATTCAGTGCGGTCTGGGAAGAACCGGTAAATGGTTCGCCTGCGACCATGTAGATGTGGTGCCTGACATAATAATAATAGCTAAAGCAATCGCTTCGGGTCTGCCGATGAGTGCCACTGTAAGCCGTGCCGAACTACAGGATCCGGAACTTGACGAGCGTGCATGGCATCACGGTGCTCATGGTTCGACCTTCGGCGGCAATCCGGTTATAGCCGCCGCCGGTATCGCCTCCCTTAAATTAATAGAGAACGGTCTGATCGAGAACGCCGCAAAGATCGGTGAATTTTTAAAACAGGGGATGATTGAAATTATGAATCGACATACAATCATCGGTGAAGTACGAGGTCTTGGACTCATGGTCGGGCTTGAACTTGTGAAGGACAAAAAAACAAAAGAAAATTTCCCCAGGGTCGTGACTGATAACGGGAAGAACATCAAAGAAGTGATAACCGGGGAATGCTTTAAAAGAGGATTGATACTGTATGGCGCGGGCTTCAACTCCCTGCGTATGTCCCCTCCTTTAATCATAACCAAAGATGACGCAGAGGAAGCATTACGAATCATCGAAGAAGTCATCACCTGGGTGGAGAAACAGATTTTATGATCAATCCGACAATCTTCAGGGAATATGATATACGGGGTATCGCTGAAACCGATTTGACGGATGAAAATGTCTATCTCTGCGGTCGCGGATTCGGGAGCTATTATATCTCCCAGGGAACGAAAAAAGTAATCATCGGCCGTGATGTCAGGTTATCATCACCGAGGATTACCGAAGCACTGCAAAAGGGTTTGAATGATTCCGGTTGCGAGGTGATTGAAATCGGAGAAGTACCCACGCCGATCCTTTATTTTGCACTCTATTATTATAATATAGGAAGCGGAATAATGATCACTGCAAGCCACAATCCTAAGGAATTCAACGGTTTCAAAATCTGTTTGAACAAAAGCACCATCTACGGTGAAGAACTTCAGAAATTAAGGGGGATTATAGAAGAAAAGAAATTTTCATCAGGGAAAGGTTCGGTCGAGAAACGGAATATAATTCCGGCTTACATCGATCATGTCACTCAACAGGTAAAAATCAAACGGAAGCTAAAGGTGATTTTCGACACCGGTAATGGAACATGCGGGCCGATAATCGAGCAGATGATGAAAAGGATGCCTGTTGAATATGATATTCTCTTCAAGGAGCCCGATGGAAACTTTCCAAATCACCTGCCTGACCCGACAGTGGTCAAGCATATTTCAAAATTGATAGAGGCTGTAAAGAAAAACGAAGTCGATTGCGGCATCGGATTCGACGGTGACGGAGACAGAATCGGGGTGATCGATGAAAACGGTGAGATAGTATGGGGTGATATTCTTCTCGCGATCTACGCCGAATCGGTTCTGAAGATAATACCCGGGGCGAAGATAATATTTGAAGTGAAATGCTCCAAGGGATTGATTGAAAGAATTGAAGAATTGGGCGGCACACCTTTAATGTACAAAACCGGCCATTCTCTCATCAAGGCGAAAATGAAACTTGAGAATTCACCTTTGGCCGGTGAGATGTCGGGCCACATCTTCTTTGCTGATAAATATTACGGGTTCGATGATGCACTCTATGCCTGTCTCAGGTTGCTTGAAATATTGGGCGACAACGAAAAATTATCCGCATTAGCCAACAAAGTCCCAAAGTACTATTCAACCCCGGAAATACGGATTGAAACAACCGATGAGAAAAAATTCGAGATCGTCGAAAGATTCAAAGAATCTTTTAAAAAAACTTACAAGGTTATTGACATCGACGGCGTCAGGATAGATTTCTCTGACGGCTGGGGACTTATCAGACCGTCGAATACCCAGCCGGTGCTTGTCCTGAGATTTGAAGCAAAGACCGAAAAAAGGTTGGAAGAAATAAAAAGATTGTTTTTTGACAAATTAGAAAAAATGTAATAAAAATAATAAGGAGGTATTATGTCTGTTCTGTTCTGCACCGTGATTCTGTTGATTCAGACAAATGATCCATTCCTCCCCCGATGGATGACACCTGAAGAGAGCTTGATGATTGACAAAATCGGGCAGGGACATATCATCACCGCCCCTCCCGGTGGATGGGTCGAAACTCCGGGTGAATTTGAACCGTTGAAAGGTGTCTTCATCACCTGGATATGGAATCAATACAATTCCGTATTCCGGGAGATAGTGCGTGAAGTCGTGGAAGTATCAAGGGTATATATTGTGGTTGGCTCGAGCAGTGAGCAGACCAACATCACAAATTATCTCCAGAGTAATGGTATACCACTTGATTCGGTGACATTCTACATCTGGCCCAGAAATTCAATATGGATGCGTGATTACGGACCCTGGTTTATCCGTAAAGAGGATAATTCAGAGGGGATTGTTGACTTCATCTATAATAGACCAAGACCGAGTGATGATACCATTCCCTGGCGTATCGGTCAGCAATGGGGGATCCCGGTCTATGGTTCACCCCTTACCCATCCCGGTGGCAACTTTATGGTCGACGGTCTGGGTACCGGGTTTTCCAGCAACTTAATCTATGATGAAAATCCATCATACACCCCTGAGGAAATCGATTCCCTTATGCTTGAATACAACGGCCTTGAACAGTTTATTGTACTGGACTCGATGATAACCGAATATACCAAACATATCGACCTCTGGGCAAAGGTACTGAATGATACGCTTGTGATGGTCGGCGAATATACCAATACAAACCATCCTGACTATCAAACGCTCAACAACAACGCCGATTCGATCTCCCGTTGTAAAAATCGTGAAGGTCAACCCTACCGTGTGGTGCGCATTCCCATGCCCTATTCCACCTCAAACGCTCCTCCTTCTTATCTCAACTCACTCTTTGTCAACAATAAAGTACTCGTGCCGCTCTGGGGAGAACCGGAAGATGATACGGCCCTCTTCATCTACCAGCAGGCATTACCCGGATACACCATCGTGGGAATCGACTGTTCTTCAATGGCGGGTTCAGGAGGTGCGATACACTGCATCACAATGCAGGCACCGAGCCCCAGATTCATACATATTCTC
The sequence above is a segment of the candidate division WOR-3 bacterium genome. Coding sequences within it:
- a CDS encoding diaminopimelate epimerase, with protein sequence MKPIFFTKMEGSGNDFLIIDNYNGLINETLTAPEIPGLVKKIANRNLGAGADGVLFVEQSKDFAFGMKYFNRDGSEAEICLNGARCIVSFAHRLGLIQEKGKFLSASGPLGFYYKNGNVSIEVQPPVEIKLNFSFTMKRKKYRANFLKLGVPHCVIFVDSYEKIDVKELGREIRNHRTFKPDGVNVNFVKVENNNSLFIRTYERGVEDETLSCGSGVLASAYIATKLFLTESPVTCKTQGGDLLVTIKDKLYLEGPARVVYDGVYYIE
- the rocD gene encoding ornithine--oxo-acid transaminase; this encodes MKKNKAFIKLTEKFSARNYKPLPVVLTKGKGVWVWDVEGNKYLDMLSAYSALNQGHCHPHIVKALKKQAARLTLTSRAFHNDRMGPFLKKLCTLTGYEKALPMNSGAEAVETAIKVARKWGYLKKKVTKNRAEIIVCENNFHGRTTTIIGFSSEAQYREGFGGFTPGFKIIPYNDPRALSRAITRNTVGFLVEPIQGEGGVIVPDNGYLRECARICKKNNVLFIADEIQTGLGRTGRLFACNYERVKPDITIVGKALSGGFYPVSAILCNNRIMNVLHPGDHGSTFGGNPLASAIGIAALEVILKERLAQRAFRLGNWFMEELRKIKSPIIKEVRGKGLLIGVELKKKARPYCEKLMNQGILAKETHAMVVRFAPPLTIKKEELIWALPRIERVLLNR
- a CDS encoding phosphomannomutase/phosphoglucomutase, which encodes MINPTIFREYDIRGIAETDLTDENVYLCGRGFGSYYISQGTKKVIIGRDVRLSSPRITEALQKGLNDSGCEVIEIGEVPTPILYFALYYYNIGSGIMITASHNPKEFNGFKICLNKSTIYGEELQKLRGIIEEKKFSSGKGSVEKRNIIPAYIDHVTQQVKIKRKLKVIFDTGNGTCGPIIEQMMKRMPVEYDILFKEPDGNFPNHLPDPTVVKHISKLIEAVKKNEVDCGIGFDGDGDRIGVIDENGEIVWGDILLAIYAESVLKIIPGAKIIFEVKCSKGLIERIEELGGTPLMYKTGHSLIKAKMKLENSPLAGEMSGHIFFADKYYGFDDALYACLRLLEILGDNEKLSALANKVPKYYSTPEIRIETTDEKKFEIVERFKESFKKTYKVIDIDGVRIDFSDGWGLIRPSNTQPVLVLRFEAKTEKRLEEIKRLFFDKLEKM
- a CDS encoding aminotransferase class III-fold pyridoxal phosphate-dependent enzyme, which codes for MKKIDYTSPEIGPNAEKLIERDKKVMFGAHTRTREIPLVVDYAKGARITDVDGKTYLDFGAGFAVVGTGHCHPEVIAAVNKQMNRLIHISGCDFYYEPQIQLAEKLFQITPGKFEKRVYFGNSGVEGVSATIKIARHFTRRPRMISFLGAFHGRTFSGMSMAGSKKIQRAHFSPLIPEVTHTPYPYCYHCIFNETYPHCIRKEFEGIPLVYCLSYLTDVIFERLIDPEDVSLVLVEPIQGEGGYIVPPKEFLPALRKIADKYGIILAFDEIQCGLGRTGKWFACDHVDVVPDIIIIAKAIASGLPMSATVSRAELQDPELDERAWHHGAHGSTFGGNPVIAAAGIASLKLIENGLIENAAKIGEFLKQGMIEIMNRHTIIGEVRGLGLMVGLELVKDKKTKENFPRVVTDNGKNIKEVITGECFKRGLILYGAGFNSLRMSPPLIITKDDAEEALRIIEEVITWVEKQIL